One Drosophila santomea strain STO CAGO 1482 chromosome X, Prin_Dsan_1.1, whole genome shotgun sequence DNA segment encodes these proteins:
- the LOC120455926 gene encoding transcription initiation factor IIA subunit 2-2: MSYQHYRATTLGTTLQETLEEMIQSGEITRELANAVLQKYDKSVTKALSKQVTSNINFTAGTLQTYRFCDNVWTLILKDVEFRKGQEVLQVDAVKVVACLGKSD, from the exons ATGAGCTACCAACACTACAGGGCCACCACGTTGGGCACTACGCTCCAGGAGACTTTGGAGGAGATGATTCAG AGCGGTGAAATAACCCGCGAGTTGGCCAATGCGGTCCTGCAAAAATACGACAAGAGCGTTACGAAAGCATTGAGCAAACAGGTCACGAGCAATATCAACTTTACGGCCGGAACACTGCAAACCTACAGATTCTGCGACAATGTGTGGACCCTGATCCTCAAGGATGTGGAGTTCCGCAAGGGCCAGGAGGTTCTGCAGGTAGACGCGGTCAAAGTCGTCGCCTGCCTCGGCAAAAGCGATTAA
- the LOC120456127 gene encoding uncharacterized protein LOC120456127, protein MEDLVNQNSNSGSEERSGEASRLGLLARLDRLLRRWLPGYSFIRGRRHSPSEASMIQGCSFGRQAMRRRGGRKNDKQEVYLNTGIAKSEFCVQLETLLRNKLLKKQQELALAHQEGNREKEREQELNQPVQH, encoded by the coding sequence ATGGAGGATCTGGTGAACCAGAACTCGAACTCCGGCAGCGAAGAGAGGAGTGGGGAGGCCTCCAGGCTCGGACTCCTGGCCCGACTGGACCGCCTGCTCCGCCGCTGGCTGCCTGGCTACAGTTTCATTCGCGGCAGGCGTCACTCGCCATCGGAAGCCTCGATGATACAGGGTTGCTCCTTCGGCAGACAGGCGATGCGTAGACGTGGTGGCCGGAAGAACGACAAGCAGGAGGTGTACCTAAACACGGGCATCGCCAAGTCGGAGTTCTGCGTCCAGCTGGAGACCTTGCTGCGCAACAAGCTGCTCAAGAAGCAGCAGGAATTGGCTCTGGCGCATCAGGAGGGAAATCGCGAGAAGGAGCGGGAACAGGAGCTCAACCAACCCGTGCAGCACTAG
- the LOC120456376 gene encoding calcium-binding protein 4-like isoform X1: MTRNAAVSGDEPDEEQASAAVAEGEDQESQDQAMQEDEQPGDGGHHLSSGQQPSTGQCRQRPRKKLTDKQQQRSAANSHPEQADADTDSSSCEGIKVGQRRSTRVSYAQRNLHADDMDDYDYDEEGEDDGEEEEEEEESYDDYEQFSKPEGRRPAGRTALSVRSRRKTKSRQISYASSDLELGIGDGANLIDGESLDKRRCISKGQMREFREAFRLFDKDGDGCITKEELGTVMRSLGQFARVEELQEMLQEIDVDGDGNVSFEEFVDILSNMTYEDKSGLSSADQEERELRDAFRVFDKHNRGYITASDLRAVLQCLGEDLDEEDIEDMIKEVDVDGDGRIDFYEFVHALGEPEDSQENDDEEENTTSPLPTPKSAISLSYD, encoded by the exons ATG ACGAGAAACGCGGCGGTGAGTGGCGATGAACCCGACGAGGAGCAGGCGTCAGCGGCAGTCGCTGAAGGCGAGGATCAGGAGAGCCAGGACCAGGCGATGCAGGAAGACGAGCAACCAGGAGACGGGGGTCACCACCTCAGCAGCGGACAGCAACCATCGACAGGGCAGTGTCGCCAGAGGCCGCGAAAGAAATTGACGgacaagcaacaacaacgaagtGCTGCCAATTCGCATCCAGAGCAGGCGGATGCGGACACAGATTCCAGCTCCTGCGAAGGCATCAAAGTGGGTCAGCGGAGGAGTACGCGGGTGAGCTACGCGCAGAGAAATCTTCATGCGGATGATATGGACGACTATGACTACGACGAGGAGGGGGAGGACGacggcgaggaggaggaggaggaggaagaatCCTACGACGACTACGAGCAGTTCTCGAAACCGGAAGGACGTCGACCTGCTGGCAGAACCGCCTTGAGCGTCCGCAGCAGACGAAAGACGAAAAGCCGTCAGATCTCCTATGCCTCCTCGGACTTGGAGCTGGGAATCGGCGACGGAGCCAACCTAATCGACGGCGAGAGCCTGGATAAGCGCCGCTGCATCTCCAAGGGACAAATGCGCGAGTTCCGGGAGGCGTTCCGGCTCTTTGACAAGGATGGCGATGGCTGCATAACCAAGGAGGAGCTGGGCACAGTGATGCGATCCCTGGGACAATTTGCCAGAgtggaggagctgcaggagaTGCTGCAGGAGATCGACGTGGACG GGGACGGCAACGTCAGTTTCGAGGAGTTCGTGGACATCCTGTCCAACATGACGTACGAAGATAAGTCGGGCCTGTCCTCCGCCGACCAGGAGGAGCGGGAACTACGCGACGCCTTCCGCGTCTTCGACAAGCACAACAGGGGATACATAACAGCCTCCGACTTGCGAGCCGTGCTGCAGTGCCTGGGCGAGGATCTGGACGAGGAGGACA TTGAGGACATGATCAAGGAGGTGGACGTGGACGGCGATGGGCGCATCGACTTCTACGAGTTTGTCCATGCATTGGGCGAACCGGAGGACTCGCAGGAGaacgacgacgaggaggagaaCACCACGTCGCCGCTGCCCACACCTAAATCGGCGATTTCCCTAAGCTACGACTAA
- the LOC120456376 gene encoding uncharacterized protein LOC120456376 isoform X2, protein MSNGVFFKRNPDGTFSLLEKPTEQNENNSPNSAPPEERSALGKLRLTPGPNFEIVETAGEIFVLTRKTEPVTLNQTPEAKQEEPKQRTPLQSVDNLLEPGNVINQSEPSTLSQTQEAIKEQPKERTPQMCTDNNLLESGDGIKHSEPPTLNQTRQAIKEEPMQRAPPMSTDNLLKSDNGIKHSPTIITNDPKPTTSASVKKQTKSDCQPPKQESLLKTRIRVPPPTLNSGQEMRPQYRNALVHDVIKWSPFSEEIQDLVQSCRPHQRLETLEKIVALL, encoded by the exons ATGAGTAACGGAGTATTTTTTAAGCGGAATCCGGATGGAACCTTTTCGCTGCTGGAAAAACCCACCGAACAGAACGAGAATAATTCTCCTAATTCCGCTCCTCCAGAAGAGCGTTCAGCACTGGGAAAACTGCGCCTAACTCCCGGGCCTAATTTTGAGATTGTCGAGACTGCGGGCGAGATTTTTGTGCTGACCCGTAAGACTGAACCCGTAACTCTTAACCAAACTCCTGAAGCTAAACAAGAAGAGCCAAAGCAGCGTACACCACTGCAGAGTGTTGATAACTTATTGGAACCAGGGAATGTGATAAACCAGAGTGAACCCTCAACGCTTAGCCAAACACAAGAGGCTATTAAAGAACAGCCAAAGGAACGCACTCCACAGATGTGTACTGATAATAATTTATTGGAATCAGGTGATGGTATAAAACACAGTGAACCTCCAACTCTCAACCAAACTCGTCAGGCTATTAAAGAGGAGCCAATGCAACGTGCACCACCGATGAGTACTgataatttattgaaatcaGATAATGGGATAAAGCACAGTCCAACGATCATCACAAACGATCCTAAACCGACTACATCCGCATCcgtaaaaaaacaaacaaagagtGATTGCCAGCCCCCAAAGCAAGAATCGCTATTGAAAACTCGAATCCGAGTTCCTCCCCCAACACTCAATAGTGGCCAGGAAATGAGACCGCAGTACAGAAATGCCTTGGTACATGATGTCATTAAATGGTCGCCGTTCAGCGAGGAGATCCAGGATCTTGTGCAGTCCTGTCGCCCTCATCAG CGTCTTGAGACGCTGGAAAAAATTGTAGCGTTGCTATAA